One Chryseobacterium indoltheticum DNA segment encodes these proteins:
- the galE gene encoding UDP-glucose 4-epimerase GalE codes for MAILVTGGLGYIGSHTVVELINNNFEVIIVDDLSNSEKFILHNIEEITGKRPIFYPFDLKRKELLNQVFDAHEIEGCINFAAFKAVGESQEKPIDYYENNLFSLINILQEFKARKISNFIFSSSCTVYGQADEMPINEETPLKMPESVYGKTKQMGEEILKDFAKAYHSKICLLRYFNPIGAHPSALLGELPIGVPNNLVPYLMQTAAGIREKLNIWGNDYPTEDGTAIRDYIYVVDLAKAHVAALKSLMNKNSEETVIDIYNLGTGRGSSVLEVVQAFESANEVAVPYQICDRREGDIIVAYANADKAEKELNWKSETSLEEALKTVWEWQKYLVSRKN; via the coding sequence ATGGCAATACTAGTCACAGGCGGACTTGGATACATCGGTTCTCACACCGTTGTAGAATTAATCAATAATAACTTTGAAGTAATCATTGTTGATGATTTATCTAATTCAGAAAAATTTATTTTACATAATATTGAGGAAATTACAGGTAAACGACCTATATTTTATCCTTTTGATCTGAAAAGAAAAGAACTTCTTAATCAGGTTTTTGATGCACATGAGATTGAGGGTTGCATTAATTTTGCAGCTTTTAAAGCAGTTGGCGAAAGTCAGGAAAAACCAATTGATTATTATGAAAATAATCTCTTTTCGCTAATCAATATTCTTCAGGAATTTAAAGCCAGAAAAATTTCAAATTTTATTTTCAGTTCATCTTGTACGGTTTACGGACAAGCTGATGAAATGCCAATTAATGAAGAGACCCCGCTAAAAATGCCGGAAAGTGTGTACGGGAAAACCAAGCAGATGGGAGAAGAGATCTTAAAAGATTTTGCCAAAGCTTATCATAGCAAAATCTGCCTTTTGAGATATTTTAACCCTATTGGAGCACATCCGTCAGCTTTATTGGGAGAATTACCGATCGGAGTTCCGAATAATTTGGTACCTTATTTGATGCAGACAGCTGCAGGAATCCGTGAGAAACTAAATATCTGGGGTAATGACTATCCTACGGAAGACGGAACTGCAATTCGTGACTATATTTATGTTGTAGACCTGGCGAAAGCTCACGTTGCTGCATTGAAAAGTTTAATGAATAAAAATTCTGAAGAAACCGTAATTGATATTTATAATCTGGGCACAGGAAGAGGTTCATCAGTTTTGGAAGTAGTACAGGCATTTGAATCTGCAAATGAAGTTGCTGTACCTTATCAGATTTGCGATAGGAGAGAAGGTGATATCATTGTTGCTTATGCTAATGCTGATAAAGCGGAAAAAGAGCTTAATTGGAAATCTGAAACTTCATTGGAAGAAGCTTTGAAAACGGTATGGGAATGGCAGAAATATTTGGTGTCGCGAAAAAATTAA
- a CDS encoding adenylyltransferase/cytidyltransferase family protein, translating to MKTERIGITFSSFDLLHAGHIKMLEEAKTVCDYLIVGLQIDPSHDRPTKNKPTQTIVERYIQLKAVNAVDEIIPYYTEQDLEDILKSFVIDVRIIGDDYFDRDFTGKKYCEEKGIEIFYNKRDHRFSSSDLRKRIYEAEMQKLK from the coding sequence ATGAAAACGGAAAGAATAGGCATTACATTTTCCTCATTTGATTTACTGCATGCAGGTCATATCAAAATGTTGGAAGAAGCCAAAACGGTTTGTGATTACCTGATTGTTGGCTTACAGATTGATCCGTCACATGATCGTCCTACAAAGAATAAACCCACTCAAACGATTGTTGAGCGATATATCCAGCTCAAAGCTGTAAATGCAGTGGATGAAATTATTCCTTATTATACAGAACAAGATTTAGAAGATATTTTAAAGTCTTTTGTGATTGATGTACGAATTATCGGAGATGATTATTTCGATCGTGACTTCACAGGTAAAAAATATTGTGAGGAAAAAGGTATTGAGATTTTTTATAATAAAAGAGATCACCGTTTTTCTTCCAGCGATTTAAGGAAAAGAATATATGAAGCTGAAATGCAAAAATTGAAATAA
- a CDS encoding TonB-dependent receptor domain-containing protein — protein MNQTEIISIFTKKTLGLTFVLSAAAFAFAQDKVGVSGTIVDKSNQPVAYASVTFSNKATKLLSDATLTDEKGNYKLDLTPGNYDVIVEAIDYKKSVINKQITTAGSIGALSIEPEATNTNLKTQDIQGVVITATAKPYKVELDKRTYDPSQDIVSKGGNLQDVLSNVPSVSVDTDGTVSMRGSSNVRFLINGKPSALLGIDDGANALQSIPADQIERIEVITNPSSKFEASGTAGILNIILKKNKKTGFNGSVTGTLGYLPQTNLNTNLSWRKGNLTWFLNGGGGYRESKNTNRTDNYFTNVTKIGSTVQSNQENISESQNKNYNASGGIVYDFSDKTSFNLSGTVRTFDSENSGNVTYNNQLFSAPDTFRNRLTNSVNNNLAFQGDIGLDHKFDDKGQNIALSLSLQSNRSYNDTNIDETNNGNFELQNIINQTTKNKTLIGKADYELPIGENSRIEAGYRIDINQNDYDNDVRESTVNVPLLNFLGTYTYEARYKEMFNAGYLQFKSKIGKLGYQVGVRNEYSNIDIDYANLNPEDEDIRSRKSYNNLFPSVYLSYELAKDSQFLLNYTRRIDRPRSFFLIPNPNYNDNQNIFDGNIDLNPSYVDSYEFGYSISKKKFTINPTIYYRHQTDDTKMLVYNEKETFTNSLGQQEDRIVFHTKPINLGSDDRFGLDLNFNWDATSWLKFLGNVDLFGYKTKGSVLYNTLDNDGNPIIATADFNGSGFSTRARLTSTFKIDKTFSFQLQGFYRGGQKTAYQDRKDMYALNLGASKTIWNGNGTLSFNVQDIFNTRAMRSTTYGENFTRESYMQWQPRQFAVSLTYRFKQGEKIEQPKRKKDVNSNATGDDQQGGPM, from the coding sequence ATGAATCAGACGGAAATAATCAGTATTTTCACAAAGAAAACCCTAGGACTTACTTTTGTATTATCTGCAGCAGCTTTTGCTTTTGCTCAGGACAAAGTAGGAGTTTCGGGTACTATAGTTGATAAAAGCAACCAACCTGTTGCTTATGCTTCTGTAACTTTTAGCAATAAAGCGACTAAACTGTTGAGCGATGCGACGCTTACCGACGAAAAAGGAAACTACAAACTAGATCTTACGCCCGGTAATTACGATGTTATCGTCGAAGCAATCGATTACAAAAAAAGCGTTATCAATAAGCAGATTACAACCGCTGGAAGTATTGGTGCACTTTCTATAGAGCCTGAGGCAACAAATACCAATCTAAAAACGCAGGATATTCAGGGCGTTGTGATTACAGCAACGGCAAAACCATATAAAGTTGAGCTGGATAAAAGAACGTATGACCCGTCTCAGGATATTGTGAGTAAAGGTGGTAACCTTCAGGATGTTTTATCAAATGTACCATCGGTTTCTGTAGATACAGACGGAACAGTTTCGATGAGAGGAAGCTCAAACGTTCGTTTTTTAATTAACGGAAAACCTTCTGCTCTTCTTGGAATTGATGACGGAGCCAATGCATTACAAAGTATTCCTGCCGATCAAATTGAAAGAATCGAAGTGATTACCAACCCTTCTTCAAAATTTGAAGCAAGCGGAACTGCAGGTATTTTAAATATTATTTTAAAGAAGAATAAAAAGACAGGTTTCAACGGTAGTGTTACCGGAACTTTAGGATATTTACCTCAAACCAACTTAAACACAAATCTGAGCTGGAGAAAAGGTAATCTTACCTGGTTTTTGAATGGTGGCGGTGGTTACCGTGAATCTAAAAATACGAATAGAACTGATAATTATTTTACTAATGTAACTAAGATCGGAAGTACTGTTCAAAGCAACCAAGAGAACATTAGTGAGAGCCAAAATAAAAATTATAATGCTTCGGGAGGAATTGTTTATGATTTTTCTGATAAAACTTCTTTTAACTTATCGGGAACTGTAAGAACATTTGATAGCGAAAATTCTGGTAACGTTACTTATAATAACCAACTTTTTAGCGCTCCTGATACTTTTAGAAATAGATTAACCAACAGTGTTAATAATAACCTCGCATTTCAAGGTGACATAGGACTAGACCATAAATTTGACGATAAAGGTCAGAATATTGCTTTATCATTGAGTTTACAGAGCAACAGATCCTACAACGATACCAACATTGATGAGACCAATAATGGTAACTTTGAACTGCAGAATATCATCAATCAAACTACCAAAAATAAAACATTAATCGGTAAAGCGGATTATGAACTTCCTATTGGAGAGAATTCTAGAATTGAAGCAGGGTACAGAATTGATATTAATCAAAATGATTATGATAATGATGTAAGAGAAAGTACTGTGAATGTTCCTTTATTGAATTTCTTAGGAACATATACTTATGAAGCCAGATATAAAGAAATGTTTAATGCGGGATATTTACAATTTAAAAGTAAAATTGGAAAATTAGGTTATCAGGTAGGAGTAAGAAATGAATACTCAAATATAGACATTGATTATGCAAATCTAAACCCTGAAGATGAGGATATCAGAAGCAGAAAAAGTTACAATAATCTTTTTCCAAGTGTTTATTTGAGTTATGAATTAGCAAAAGACAGTCAGTTTTTACTAAATTACACTAGAAGAATAGACAGACCAAGATCTTTCTTTTTGATACCTAACCCTAACTATAATGACAACCAAAATATATTTGATGGGAATATCGATTTGAATCCTTCTTACGTTGATTCATATGAATTTGGTTATAGTATTTCTAAAAAGAAATTTACAATAAATCCAACTATCTATTATAGACATCAAACAGATGATACAAAAATGTTGGTTTATAATGAGAAAGAAACGTTTACAAATAGCCTTGGCCAGCAAGAAGACCGAATTGTTTTCCATACAAAACCTATCAATTTGGGATCTGATGACCGTTTCGGTTTAGATTTAAATTTTAACTGGGATGCAACAAGTTGGTTAAAATTTTTAGGTAATGTTGATTTATTCGGGTACAAAACAAAAGGTAGTGTACTTTATAACACATTGGATAATGATGGAAACCCGATCATAGCAACAGCAGATTTTAACGGTAGTGGTTTTTCTACAAGAGCAAGATTGACTTCCACATTTAAAATTGACAAAACATTTAGTTTCCAGTTGCAAGGTTTCTACAGAGGAGGACAAAAAACTGCTTATCAGGATAGAAAAGATATGTATGCTTTAAATTTAGGAGCATCAAAAACAATTTGGAATGGTAACGGAACATTGTCATTTAATGTACAAGATATTTTCAATACAAGAGCAATGAGATCTACTACTTATGGTGAGAACTTTACTCGAGAATCTTACATGCAATGGCAGCCAAGACAATTTGCGGTATCTTTAACTTATAGATTCAAGCAAGGTGAAAAGATTGAGCAGCCGAAGAGAAAGAAAGACGTAAATTCAAATGCTACAGGCGACGACCAACAAGGCGGGCCAATGTAA